DNA from Canis lupus dingo isolate Sandy chromosome 27, ASM325472v2, whole genome shotgun sequence:
CTGGGTTCGCCACATACACCACCAGGGAGGAGGTGGATGCAGCCATGAATGCAAGGCCGcacaaggtggatggaagagtCGTGGAACCAAAGAGGCCTGTCTcccgagaagattctcaaagacccggtgcccacttaactgtgaaaaagattcttgtcggtggcattaaagaagacactgaagaacatcatctaagagattattttgaacaggaTGGGAAAATcgaagtgattgagatcatgactggccgaggcagtggcaaaaagagaggttttgcttttgtgacctttgatgaccacgactctgtagacaagattgtcattcaaaaataccatccTGTGAATGGCCACGAccgtgaagtaaggaaagccctatggaagcaagagatggctagtgcttcgtccagccaaagaggccgaagtggttctggaaactttggtggtggtcgtggaggtggttttggtgggaatgacaactttggtcgtggagggaacttcagtggtcgaggtggcttcggtggcagtcgaggtggtggtggatgcggtggcagtggggatggctataatggatttggtaatgacagaagcaactttggaggtgtcggaagctataacgattttggctattacaacaatcaatccgcaaattttggacccatgaaaggaggaaattttggaggcagaagctctggcccctatggtggtggaggccaatactttgccaaaccacgaaaccaaggtggctgtggcggttccagcagcagcagcagctatggcagtggcagaaggttttaattactgccaggaaacaaagcttagcaggagaggagagccagagaagggacagggaagctacaggttacaacagatttgtgaactcagccaagcacagtggtggcagggcctagctgctacagagaagacatgttttagacaatactcatgtgtatgggcaaaaaactcgaggactgtatttgtgactaattgtataacaggttattttagtttctgtcctgtggaaagtgtaaagcattccaacaaagggttttaatgtagatttttttttttgcacccatgctgttgattgctaaatgtaatagtctgatcatgacgctgaataaatgtgtctttttttaaatgtgctgtgTAAAGTTAGTCTACTCTGAAGCCATCTTGGTAAACTACCCCAACAGTGTGAAGTTAGAATTCCTTCAGGGTGATGCCAGGTTCCACTCGAAATTTATTTGCAACCTGCTTGGGCACAGAAGCCATTGTCTCCACAAACCTTGGTGTGGTTGAACTGACAGTTAATGTGTTGTGACCTGGAGTTCACCGTTAAAAGGGTCACCCAAGCAAAGTCCTGgagtttatttggttattatgatTGTTGGCACATCCTATGCAATATATCTAAATTGAATTATGGtatcagataaaattatagatggGATTAAAGCTTGTGTATCGTCCATTATCATGTGTAATCAATAAACGATTTaatattctcttgaaaaaaaaaaagaacaactcatTTTCTTTGCAGATAATCTCGAAGTGGAGTCAGTAAAGTTTGTAATTAATATGACTCAGCACCCCTTTCCTAAGTAGTTCAAAGCTATTTTGTATACATGGGAAGAGTAACTTCAAAACTTGTTTGGGTTGCAACTAGAGAAATTCCATTATCTCAATTTTGAATTGCAGACGGAGAAAAAATTTACTCTGGTACCACATTCAGACTAGATTTAGGTGCATTTGTACCCTGGATCCTTCTGGTTATCTAACTTTTTTGTCAATGGAGGATGTTGGTACAACTAAAGATGAggggtttcttttgtttctgttttgtttttttttttttttttagaatacattAGCTCTCTTGATCCTATAAGATGGTCAAGAAGTTAAAGAAACtaatcaaaaaatattaaataaacatctTCTATGCTACAGGCACTGTGTTGGTATTGGGGTAAAGTGTGCAAGCTAAGATCATGAaccaagccaaaatcaaaagttggacacttatctgagtgagccacccaggcacccctgtaatttAGAATTTTGATGCTCTTCCTCAAGCATCAGAATGACAAATCAGTCTCATAGATTCTCAGAATCAGCACTGTTTAGATGGCTGTGGAGTTGGCCATGGGTCCTGTTGAATTTGGTCAGTGGAAGGGTCAAAATAGCCATGGaaacatcacaagaaaaacatttgtaattATGTAGGGTGACGGATGTTAACTAGCCTTATCATTGGTGGTCATCTTGTAATATACACCTGTATcagatcattatgttgtatacctgaactgatataatgttatatgtcagttatacctcagtaaaaagTATAGCCCTGGCAAGACATGTCTGTGCTTGACTGTTCCACTTTTCTACTGCAagatatttggatttttatttgtcTGGTTCTAGCACATTCTCTTCCCTGGTGTGTTCCCTCCTACTTCACATTTCAGATTTTATCCCCATCCACGAAAGACTTTGCcagtattttatttctggattAATAGGTATTATTACCTATGAGCAAAATCCACAGCGGGACATATTTGCCATTGAATTTAAAGAACCCCATGTTCAACCTGAtaagtatcttttattttgagTGTTTACTATTGTAATAAGTTTGAGaagtggagaggggagagggagagagggaacattctgACTCTCACTTTCAAGTACTGATTAAATAGCAAATATGTGCTTCATGTTAGAGCAAATAGTGTTAAAGTTATAATGTATGTGAAGAAGGCATTTTCCTCCGTGCTGTGGAAGCACCTCAATCCAGAAGGGCAgagatgagtgtctgccttccacttggaGCATAACTAAAGGCTTAACACCCCATTTTATGCTCCCAAGTCGTCTGTTGCTTATCCTCCTCTGTGCACCTGTTTTGCTTTATCCAGTAATGATGGACTCTGCCTATCGCCGTCTAGGGTCCCATCATTTTGATAAAGCATCTCTTCAATCTATTCATTCCAAGACAGAATGAGTCTCTTACTTGGGATTCTACTCCACAGAAGTCCCAGAACACCACGTAAACCCAGCTGAGgatttatttgttcttctaagTCTCTTTTCTCTCCACAACAGGTCTTGACCCTTTCCTGGCTAAATGTGATCAGCAGCTTTGCCTTGAGATGTGAGTAGCCAGGCTCTAGGTTGTCAGGCAAACTGGGGGACAGAGCCAGAGCGTCCTGAAGGCGGCTAGACCTGACCTAGTGCCAGTCTGACAGAGGAGTCCAGGCAAAGATTTTCAACTCCATCTTTTTCGCAGCCCTACCAGGCATCCTACTAAATACTTTATGTACAATTGTACCATCAAATCTTCTTGTTTATGAGAAAGATTCTCTTATAAACTCCGCCTTGATCATGAGCAACATAAAGATCGAGAAGCATAAGGTCCTGTAAGTTCTTCGTGGCAGAGCCAGGTTTCAAATCTAAGTCTGACCCCAGAGTCCATCATACCTCCTCTGATTTGATATGTGTCAAATTAATACCTAGACACCGAGGTTGGGTAAAGGAAACAGGATGATGGCTGGGGCTTATTTTGCAAAATCCAGCAGATGAGGGTAGATGACTTTATACAATGAAAGTCA
Protein-coding regions in this window:
- the LOC118352581 gene encoding heterogeneous nuclear ribonucleoprotein A1-like codes for the protein MSKSESPKEPEQLRKLFIGGLSFETTDESLRSHWEQWGALMDCVVMRDPSTKRSRGSGFATYTTREEVDAAMNARPHKVDGRVVEPKRPVSREDSQRPGAHLTVKKILVGGIKEDTEEHHLRDYFEQDGKIEVIEIMTGRGSGKKRGFAFVTFDDHDSVDKIVIQKYHPVNGHDREVRKALWKQEMASASSSQRGRSGSGNFGGGRGGGFGGNDNFGRGGNFSGRGGFGGSRGGGGCGGSGDGYNGFGNDRSNFGGVGSYNDFGYYNNQSANFGPMKGGNFGGRSSGPYGGGGQYFAKPRNQGGCGGSSSSSSYGSGRRF